The Amycolatopsis coloradensis sequence AAGGTGACGTCGACGGTGCCGCGGGTGAACGCGAAGGGGAGCGGGCGCAGCACCGGGCGGGCCGCGGGGTTCTCCGGCGTCGGCGTGAACTCGCAGCGCACGATCGGCACCGAAGACGCGGGCGCTGCGGTGGCGATGCCCGGCAGCAGGACGGCGGCGAGAGCGGAAACGACAGCGGTGACACCCCAGCGCAGCTTCATGAGGGGGAACCTAACCCAAAAGGGTGGTCGTCGGGTAGCGCTTCACGCGGGGGCGCTGGACCTGCTGCGGTCCACGCGCTCGTGAGTAGCGGTCTGGCTGCGGGGTCGATCCGTGAAGGCCTCCTTGCCTACCCTGAAGGTAGTGAAGGAGGCCTTCACTACCTCCGGACATCTGCGCGAATTGTTCTTTCCGTCACAAGGGGGTCTGCCCGTAGAATGGGGCGATGTCGGGGGACGAGCCAAAGAAAACCGATGACGAGCCGGACTACAAGAAGTGGGGCGTCATCGTCGGCACGATCAGCGGGGTTTTCGCCATTCTGGCGGCCGTCAATACGCTGACCGGGTTCAATCCGTTGAAGGGCCTCGCGCCCGCCCCTGCCAGCCAGACGTCGGCTTCACGGCCGCTCGCCGCGGCCACGAGCGTGCCGCGGACCACCGTGTCGCGGCCGATCCGGGAACCGGCGCGGACCACGGAGGAGGCGCCCGCCACCCGGGCCGCCAGGACGACGCCACCGGCACGGCCCGATTTCCAGGTCCGCTCATCGCAGTGGAACGGACCGNGCCCCCTTCCTTGCGCCTGACGCAAGGAAGGGGGCCTTCATGTACTTCGGGCGGGTGAGGGTGGCGGTGAGTCATCGGTCCAGGTGGTCGTGACCGCCGATTCGGGTTAGAACACGAATCGCCACTCACGACCGCCTGGAGCCGCATGTTCACCGCCGCGTACCTCGCCCTTTCCCTCGTCCTGCTCCCGCCCACCGAGATCCGGCCCGACCAGGTCGAACACGTCGCCTTGCCGTGCGTCCAGACGGGCGCGTCCGCCGACGACGCGGATACGGCGGGAGCGCTCAACCGGCAACTCGCCACCAAGATGCGCGGCTACATGAACCCGTACAACACGTCGTGCGCCAGAGTGATCGTCGAAACCGTCCAGAGAGCGGGGCTCAACGATCGCGCGGCGGCCATCGCGATCGCCACGGTGATCGTCGAGTCGAGCATCGCCAACCTCGACGGCGGCCTCGGCGACTCGGTCGGGCTCTTCCAGCAGCGCGCGAGCTGGGGGAGTTTCGAGCAGCGGACGGACCCGGTATGGGCGACCGGCAGGTTCCTCGCCGTGATGCGGCAGTTCTACCCGAACGACTCCTGGAACAACGCCGCCATCGGGGACGTCGCCGCGGCGGTCCAGCGGCCGGCGGCGAAGTACCGGCATCGCTACGGGGTCGAGGCAGGCGACGCGGTCAAGATCGTCAACGAGCTGTGGTCCCAGAACGGCCAATGGCCCCTGCCCACGAAGGTGGACAGAGGCCATTGAGTCGTGAAGAAGCTACTTGCGCCAGGCCGTGCGCTGCTTGCGGATGTCCAGCACGAGGCCGAACACGAGCAGCAGGGAGAGGCCGATCAGCCACAGGTTCTCGGTCCAGCCGTGGTGGTTGCCGTACAGCATCACCAGCAGGATGATCGCGCTCAGCCAGCCCGCGATCCGCGTCGCCTTCGGGAAGGAACCGTGCCAGCCCCACTCGGCCGACGGCTCGTCGCGGGGGTCAACGGTGTCGACGCCCACCCGGCCGCGCTTTTCGACCGCCTTGCTCGCCACGATCAACTCCTCAAAACCCGATGGTTCGCTTGCTCGCGAATGATCCCACACCTGGCTGCACGCGCCCGACGGGCCCCAAGCGACAATGAGC is a genomic window containing:
- a CDS encoding DUF2631 domain-containing protein, translated to MASKAVEKRGRVGVDTVDPRDEPSAEWGWHGSFPKATRIAGWLSAIILLVMLYGNHHGWTENLWLIGLSLLLVFGLVLDIRKQRTAWRK